The genomic stretch GGGCGACGCGGCCGTGCCGGCACCGAGGCCGAGGGTCTGGAGCGCAGAAGGAAGCCCGGGCATGTCAGCGGCAACCGCGACGACAACTCCCCAGACTGACGAGAAGGTGAAAGTGAGGCCAATGAAGACAAGCAGCCCGAAGGGCCAATTCCTCCACGGCTTCAGCCAAAGTGACGGACCCTCCAATTGCCTGCCGAGCGGCAGTGTTCGAATCTCTCCTATCCAGAGCATTAGGACGCCACCGAGAAGCGCCAGTGGAAAGGCTCCGGCAACCTGAACCGATGAGGGGCTGGTGGGGCCGACGCCCTGCGCCAGGAGAGCGCCCCACCCGGAACAGACGAAGAACCAGAAGGCATAGAAAAGTCGAATTTACGGAGCTGACTGGCAGGACTATGAACTCCAAGTATCCCATTCACCTCTGCGGAGCCAGCCAGCAGTGTGCACGTCCGCTGGCCCATGCCTACTTCCGGACGTCTACACTGACTCGCACACATCAGGCCTCGCGCAGGCCCACACATTTCAGGAGAGTTCATGTTTGACCACGTCAAATTCGGCGTCAGCGACTATGCCGCGAGCAAAGCGTTCTTCCTCAAGGCACTCGAACCGCTCGGCATCGCGGTTGTCTCGGAGGGGCCGCCCACGTACGGCGTCGAGCTGAGCTCGAAGGGTATGGCTTCATTGTGTTTGTACCAAACCGAAGAGAAGCCGGCGCATCTTCACCTGGCGTTCACGGCCGAGAATCGACAGCAAGTCGAAGCCTTCTATCGGGCGGCGCTGGAGGCGGGCGGCAAAGACAACGGGGCGCCTGGTCTGCGCGCGCATTACCACGCGGACTACTACGCAGCTTTCGTCATCGGTCCGGACGGGCACAACATCGAAGTGGTTTGCCACGAACCCGAGGCCTGATCCTTCCATGGAGGGGGAGCAGGGCAGCGGCTCGCGTCAGAAGAGAACTCCTCGCCGTGTTGCCTGCCAAAGTAGATGTCAAATCCCGGCTCGACGCCGTGGCGTACCAACGCCCCCATCTAAGGGGGCTTGCCGTCGGGCCTGCCTGCCCAGCCGAGAGCCAGTAGCACCAAACCAGTATCTTGTACCCGGAGGATCTGAGTTCGGCGAACACTCGTCATGAAGGCTGGATCTTCTATGCAACACGTCGGTCGGTTTTCTGTAGAGTTCGGACTGCAGTGGCACGAGGATCAGCAACAGGATGGCAAGCCATCTTTGCCGTCGTCGAGTCGCTAGTGTTGGCTGACCTGTTCGTCTTTCATGACGCGGGGCACCCGATCAAGAATCGACGACCCAACGGGCCGAGCATCGGAGGTGTAATGCCCACGGCACCTGATTCCTGGGTTGGTTTCAATTGCATCTATTCCGGCCTCAGCATCCCTGTCGACCTGTCCGCTTGTTGCTGCGTAAGCGGCTAGGCATTCCACCTTGAACGGGGCGAGGTGTGGCTTCATGATGGTGTCCAACTTTCGGGGGGCAGTTCACTTTTTGGTGGACACGTGGACACAGTCTCGAACCAAGTTGCCGGCCAGCGTCGACGCCGCCGTCAGCACAGTGACGAATTCAAGGCCGAAGCGGTGGCGGTATGTGCTCAGCCCGGCGTGTCGATGGCCGCCGTGGCGCTGTCTCGTGGGATCAATGCGAACCTGATGCGCAACCGCTGCCGCAGCACCTGCGGCGTGTCGAACACCGCCACGAGCCCGAGGACACGTTCTGCCCGAACGAAGGCTGCGGCCGCCCGGTGGGGCGCATCGGCGAAGACGTGCAGCTTACTCCTTGGTTGCAGCTCACCCTGTTGAACACAGAAATCCTGATAGGCCCCGGTTGTCAGCCTCCCCTTGCGAGCTTCCCGTAGCCCGAGGGCGGCTCCCCGCGCCGCTGGGTCGGCACTTCGCCTTCCGACCCAGCACTTCGTCTTCGCCTTGCCATCGTGCGCCCGACCACGGTACGGTGAAGCATCCTCCATCGGGCCGACACCTGCTGCGCGGTCAAGTCATGAAGAAGATTTTCTCTTGCCTGTCCAGGTCCGCCGTGACGGACGCACTCCCTGGCTCCAGGCCGTCGTCCCCTGATGCACCCCGACCGGTACAACCGGGCCCGAGGTCGGAGGGCAGCAGACTCGGCTTTCTCACCGGGCTGAGCGCCGCGCCCAGACGCGCCATCGGTGCACCGCCTCCGCCCAGCACCGCCGTGCTGCCGCGAACCCACACCCCCTCGTCCTCGCCGCTGCGCGCCGATGTGCGGCTCTCCGCCTTGCCGGGACTTGCTCCCCTCCAACCTTCGCCAGCAGCCAGCGAGGCGAAGGCATCTCTGAAGCAGGTCTTCGGGGCCGGTGAAGATGGGGTCAAGCAGGTTTCCCCTGAACAGATGCGCACGCTGCATACGGGGCAGGAGTCGATTCAAATCACGAAGCGTCTGCTCCCTTATGGCTCGGGCAACCAGGAACTGGATGTGCTCCGCACCCAGGGCGAGGCCGCCCGTCGCAGCGCCGCCGTGCATGCTTTGAAAGGGCACTATACGCAGCAAGACATGAGCCACATCCGCAACAAAACGGACGTCACACCCGAAGAACAGGCCTTGCTCGAGATCAAGAACAGCGCGCGTCTCGCAGTCTCTTTCGGTGCAGGCAACTGCGGCGAACAAGCGGACGTGGCGCTCGCCGTCCTGTCCAACATGCCGCGCGATGTCCCGATCCACAAAGTGCAGTTCGAGTTCATGGACCACGCGCTCCTCATCGCGGGCGACCTCAACTCGAAGAAGAATCAGGTCGTGATCGATCCCTGGCCCACGCACGCGACCTCGCACATGATGCGCGACGGCCTGGCCGACGGCTTGCCGTACAAGCGGTTGTACACGCTCAACCCCGCTGACCCGTCCCTGTTCTCCCAGGCGCAGCTAGAGGCGTTCAGGCAGCAAGGCGTGCCGCCGGCACGAGTCGACGAGCACAATCAGGGCCGGCCGGTGGGCTCGGAACTCGTGCAGTCCCTGTTGGACAGCAACACCGTGCATTGTCAGCCGCACAGCCTCAAAAACCCGGGTCTGACCTACGAGTCGGCGGGCCAGGACGGCGAGGTGAAAAAGAAGTCCCACGAAGTGCCCCAGTCCCAGCATCAGCAATACCAGGCGAGCATGGCGGCGGGTGCCACCCGGAAGCCGGCCTTGATGCGCCCGGAGGATGACGACGCTTGACGGGAGAGCTTTCGGGCGGGGCCGAGAACCGCTGCAGCTTACGGTTCTCCGGCCGCCCCACGATGTAGTCGATGCCCTATGCGTCCAAGCGCCACCGGCGCTCAGGCCACATACCGAGTCCACATAGGACGCCGACAGCACGGCGTGCGCCATTGAGCTGAGATGCCTTTGGTCGTCGCGGTAGGCGACGACCAGGACTATTTCAACAAGGCGTTAGGCGCGCCATCTGTTCTAGGGGCGCGGCCGCAGAAACGGCACCGTGTCAGCACGTCGACGCACAACACGTTGACCATGTCGCCACGCTTGCCCGGAAGACGAACACGTGGCCAGAGTACGGGTTGTCGGCCAGTGCGGTCTGCACCAGCGGCGCCAGGCCGTCGAAGCCCTTGCGCATGTCCAGCCGCTGCGCCGCCGAGCACGGCTGCCTGGAGGTCTCCCATCACGCTGCGGACCGCGACATCCAAACCGTCGCCTCAGGAGGGCAACGGTTGCCCGCCTACTCGCACGACACCCGCGGCGAGCGCACCGCCGCGTTCTATCGTCTGGCCGACACCGCCACACATCAACAGGATGTATCCGCAGGCGAACCTCACGAATGCTCCGTTGCGCCTTGTGGTGCTGGCGGGCGCGCGGGCGCTTGACCTTGACGCAGCGTCAACCTCTACAGTCTTGCCATGAGCTCTCCACGCACTTGGTCGATCACACAAGTGGCGCGCCTTTCCGGCGTCACCAGTCGAGCCCTGCGCCACTACGAAGCACTCGGTCTGCTCAAGACCGTTCGTGCCGGGGACGGTCAGTACCGGCTGTATGACGAGCACGGCGTGCTGCGTCTGATGCGCATCCTGCTGTTGCGCGACATGGGCATCCCCCTGAGTGAAATCGGGCGCCTGCTGGACGCACAAGAACCGGATCTGCCCGCGGCGCTACGGCAGCACATGGACGAGCTCATGCTGGAACGCGCCCGTATCGAGCGCAGGCTCTCAGCGGTGCGTTGGACGCTGGATCAACTTTCAAAGGGAGAACCCCTCATGGCAGAGAACATGCTCGACGGCTTCGACCAACACCAGTACCGCAAGGAAGTGGAGCAACGCTGGGGTCCAGACGCCTGGAACCGTTCGCACCAATGGTGGAGCACGCTGACACCGACGGACGCGCAGCGCATTCGCGCGCAATGGGCCGAGATCGGGCGCGGCTATGCGGCGGCCAAAGCGGCGGGGCTCACGCCTGACCATCACGTTGCCCAGGAAGCCGCCCGCCGGCATGTCGAGCTGCTGGCCGCCATCCCGGCCACGCAGAAAGACCCGGAGGGTCAACCGGAAAGGGGCTACCTGTTGGGTTTGGCCGATCTCTACGCGAACGACAGCCGCTATGTCACGTTCACCGGCTCCAGCGATCCGGACATCGGCACCTATCTGCAGGAGGCGATGCGGCACTATCTCGGCGCGGCTGATGGCACGGCTGTTCAAGCAGTTCACCTTCCAGAGTAAGCGTCGCTGGCCGACGCCTTGATATCAGGCCGCGGGCGTCCATCCCATTGCGACGAAACGTCGATCGCCGTGTCGCAGCGATCAGGCCGGGCACGGTGTCCCGTGCCGGCCTGCGGAGTGGCGCTTATCTCGGGTAAAGCAGCAGGCCGTAGGTGCGGTACAGGTCCTGGTCCGAGTTGGTCGGCCCGCCCTGCACGGTGAGACCGCCCTGCACCTTGATCCACACCAGGTTGTTGGCCCGGTCCTGCCAGATCAGGTTGCCGGAGGAAGCC from Caldimonas brevitalea encodes the following:
- a CDS encoding VOC family protein, whose amino-acid sequence is MFDHVKFGVSDYAASKAFFLKALEPLGIAVVSEGPPTYGVELSSKGMASLCLYQTEEKPAHLHLAFTAENRQQVEAFYRAALEAGGKDNGAPGLRAHYHADYYAAFVIGPDGHNIEVVCHEPEA
- the tnpB gene encoding IS66 family insertion sequence element accessory protein TnpB encodes the protein MRKGFDGLAPLVQTALADNPYSGHVFVFRASVATWSTCCASTC
- a CDS encoding MerR family transcriptional regulator, with the protein product MSSPRTWSITQVARLSGVTSRALRHYEALGLLKTVRAGDGQYRLYDEHGVLRLMRILLLRDMGIPLSEIGRLLDAQEPDLPAALRQHMDELMLERARIERRLSAVRWTLDQLSKGEPLMAENMLDGFDQHQYRKEVEQRWGPDAWNRSHQWWSTLTPTDAQRIRAQWAEIGRGYAAAKAAGLTPDHHVAQEAARRHVELLAAIPATQKDPEGQPERGYLLGLADLYANDSRYVTFTGSSDPDIGTYLQEAMRHYLGAADGTAVQAVHLPE